DNA sequence from the Sulfurimonas sediminis genome:
ACTCTATTCCTTTTGTCAGTGCTTCCTGTTCTATAAGTCTGTTGCTGTCCCTTGCTATGATCAGATCAATTTTCTGGTCACCTATCTTTTGTTTTAGGCGAGATAAAAACTGTATCTTTTTTTCTAAGGGATTATTACTGTCTGATTGAACAAACAGGTCTATGTCTCCGCCTTTTTCAGCGTCATCTGTGCGACTGCCAAAAAGGTATATTTTTCCGTCTTGAAAAGTTTCCAAAAATATCTCTTTTATAAACACTCTTTCCTTTTCTGTCAAGCGCATTTTTAAAAATACCCCTCAATTTTTTTCTTCTCCATAGCACCTTCACTGTCTTTATCTATGAGGCGACCTTCACGCTCACTACTTGTTGAGAGGAGCATCTCTTTTATGATCTCAGGAAGTGTTGTCGCATTTGAGTTGATGGCACCTGTGAGTGGGTAACAACCAAGTGTTCTAAAACGAACCATCTCATTTTTGGCAGTTTTACGAAGCTCTTCGGGCATACGCTCATCATCCACCATTATTTTTGTTCCCTCATACTCAACTACTGGTCTTTCTGCCGCAAAGTAGAGCGATGGAATAGGGATGCCCTCAAGGTAGATGTACTGCCATACATCAAGTTCTGTCCAGTTGCTTATAGGAAAGACACGGACACTTTCACCTTTTGCAAGAGCAGTGTTATAGACATTCCAAAGTTCAGGTCTTTGGTTTTTAGGGTCCCATCTGTGGTTTTTATCACGAAATGAAAATATACGCTCTTTTGCACGGGACTTCTCTTCATCACGGCGAGCACCACCGATGACAGCATCATAGCCACCGTCATTGAGTGCCTGTTTTAAAGCCTCTGTTTTCATAATGTCGGTATGTACTTTACTTCCGTGTGTAAATGGACCTACATTCATCTCTACACCTTCAGGGTTAGAGTGAACAACAAGGTCAAATCCCAGCTCTTTCATTCTGTTATCACGAAATGCTATCATCTCTTTAAATTTCCATGTTGTATCTACATGTAAGAACTTAAAAGGAGGTTTGGCGGGAGCAAAGGCTTTTAGTGCAAGATGCAGCATCACAGAGGAGTCTTTTCCTACTGAGTACATCATCACAGGGTTGGTAAACTCCGCCGCTACTTCACGGAGAATGTGGATGGACTCTGCTTCAAGTTGTTTGAGGTGGGTTAGGCGTTCTTTGGTTATCATAAATTAGTTTTCCTTCTTTGTTATGTAGTTTAAAGTATTTTTTATAATTTGAATGAGATGCTCAGTATATTGCAAAACTTCTTCAAACACTTCAGTGAGTTTTTCTTCTATATACTCATGAGCTATTGTGTTTCTAATATCCTTCATTATTCTCAATTCTTGTATATCTTCAAACAAGCCTCTTTTGTGAGCATTGTTTACAACATCTACTAAGGTTCCTTGGTTTTCAAACTCATAGGCATCTATTGTCCTAAACATTTTTCTTATTAAAAAATCTATGCTTCTGCTGTATCTTGCACACAATGTTTCAAATTTACCAAATTCTTCAATAGTATAGTCTTTTTTTAGCCCTATTTGAGAACACTCTTTAAAAGAGATCTCCAGCCAAAAAAGTTGTTTTTCCAATAATTGTTTATCAACAATAAGTTTATCATACATCACAATAAAACAGCCTTTTTAAAGATATACCTGGTAAATGGATTTTTAAATTCTCCGTTATCAAGTACAATATCAATCTTTTGCTCTCCAAAGTAGTTAAAAAAATCTATACGAATAAATCGTAAATCTTTTTTTGTTAATGACTTAGATACTATAAGCAAATCTATGTCACCACCTTTTTTTGTATCATCAACACGACTTCCAAATAGATACAGTTGTGCATCTTTTGAGAGTTCATTCACTTTGTTTTTCAGTACTTGAATTTGCTCTGTTTGTATCCGCATTTTTTCTTCCTCTGCCCAATTAACCAATCCCTCAGCTTTTAATACTTTATTATACTGTAAAGAGAAAATAAGTCCAAATCATATCCGTCTCGTTTATTTATTATTTATATTTGGCTTTTTGTTGTGAAATCTTGCGAATTATAACAGCTCTTGTATTATGTTAAACTAAAACAAATATCATTCGTCATAAAGCTCCAAAATTTAAATCTGCAAAGTCATCACAAAGTGCATCATACCTATAAAAGAGCCTGTCCTTTGTTTGGCTTTTTGTTCAATGGTGTCTATAACCTCTGGCTCTCTTCTAAAATATTGCCATCCTAAAACAAACTAGTGCATAACTTCAAAAGTTTAGCTTTATCAGTTTCATTAATATTTTGAAGTAAATTAGTTACAAATTCCACGAACTTTTTAGCTGTACTAAAATAGATATTTTTTACTTTTGATTTTAGAAAACTCCAAACTCTCTCTATTGGATTATATTCTGGTGAATATGGAGGTAAGAAGATCAATGTGATGTTGTTTTTCTCGCAATACTCTCTAACTTTTTTGGTTTTATGCCAAGAAGCATTATCAATCAAATAAGCTATATGCTTATCTCCATAATACTCTCTCGCAATTTTAAAGTGTTCTATCGTTGTAAGAGCATTGCCTGTGTCGTGAAATGATGATATTAGATGTCCATCACTTAGGTTAAAACTACCAAAGCAATTAAGACTTGTCCCATAGCGATAGCCTGAATAACTTACAGCTTCGCCTTTTGTTGACCATGAAGTTATATGATTACTTTCAGATGCAAATCTACTTTCATCTTGGGAAAGTAACACTGTAGTTGCACTCAAAGATAATAGAGTTTTTTTACCTCTTCTTTCCATATGGATATTTTTTCTTCTGACTTTTTTGGATCGATTTTAGTTGCTACCTTATGAGTCAAATTCAATCTTTTTAAAATAGGATAAATACTACCTCTTGGGTATTTAACATTAAAGTGATATTCAATTAAATCAGCAATTATATGACCATCCCAACCTTTTGCATACACTGGATAGGTAGTTGTAAGTATCTTTTTTAGCTCTCGCATCTGTTCTTCATTTAAAAAGCTTTTATGGTCGCCTCCACGATTATCGCTTAGGGCTTCTATCCCCTCATTAAAATAAGCACTTATCCATGTTCCAACATAACCAGCACATCTATGCATTAGTTTTGCAATTTTACCTTTTGGTATGCCATCTAAGAACATTGATAAGTACCTATCCAAAAATAAAACCAATTAATCAACCATAACCAAAGGGTAAAATTTCTTCTCATACAGTGTAAAATCTATGACTCTCTTATCTCCATATTCATTAAGCATTCGCTCAACATATTCTTTCATTGCAGTATAGCTTTGATAAGCAGACATTTCCATCCAGTGATATTTGATAAATTTCCAAAGAATTTCAATAATATTGAGTTCTGGAGAGTAAGGAGGTAGATAGATTAAAGTAAGACCTCTATTTGCCCATTTTGGGATATTCTCTCTGAATTTTTTACTTTTGTGAAAGGATGCATTATCCAATGTTACCACAGTAGGCTTCGTAAGTTGAAGAGAGAAGTCATCAAAGACTTCAATAACAGTATCACTTGTTACAGAGGACTCCTTGATGTATGCTTTTAGATCTTCTTGTTTGGAGATAAAACCAAGAACATTAAACCTTTTTGCGTGGAAAGATTTAATCACCATTGTTGCATTTACAGGTGACCAGGAATAAGGGATATTTGAGTTAACAGAAAAACCACTTTCATCAAAGTAATAATGATTGATTTTGCCTTGTTGTGCGAGTAAATCATACTTTTGCAAGTGCCTCTTTTTCTCTTCATAAAGCGTATTATCTGGTTTCTTTGCAGGAACAAATCGTAATCGCTTATAGCTGAACCCCATCTCTTTAAGGTATCTTCTGAGCGTTGATTTAGAAAAAACCTTAGTAATCTTTTTTCCCAATTTTGTGATTGCAGCACTTATACTGAGTTTATTTTTTAAAAACTTCTTTTATCTTATCTTCATCTTCAACTTTTAGTATTTTCGGTCGCCCTTGTTGTGGTATATCCTTAAGGCTGGCTACTCCTCCTCTCTTATACCGAATTAACCAATTATAAACTGCATCCGTACATGAACTCAACTTTTTTGATATTTCTAAAACACTTATCTTTTGTGAATTTAGAAGTACTCCCATCGCTCTTTTCTTCTCTCTGGCTTTATTGGATTCCTCTATGAATTTATAAAGCTCTAACTCTTCTTTTTCGTCTAATTTTATATAGCTACTATGTCTCATATTTAGGCATAAGCAATTTCTGTTCTTTTTTTGGTTTTATTTTTGATTAGGTACTTATTTAGGCATAAGCAATTTCTGTTCTTTTTTTGGTTTTATTTTTGATTAGGTACTTACTGCTAATAACCTTTCTTTTACAACAACACTCTTCTCTTGTCTCATCAACTTGGAGACTTCTTCTCTTGCATTTTCTGGAATATTATAAACAACTCGAGGCATTTTTTTCTCTTTTTTCACTCTTTAAGCAATATCTGTTCTTATTTTTAAATTTGATTTATAATAGCAATAGTCTTGTCACTTTCAGCCCGGACTGAAGTCCGCGTTCCAGGAAAACCTCAAATAATTATCTTGGTGTTCTTGCCATTACTTTTGTCCCTCCTACTTTGACAAAAAACACTAAATAAGGTATAATAATCCATATCATATAAAGGACTAAATATGCAGCCAATGTTAGCAAATTATACAGCAAGTATTACAGAACTGAAGCAATCACCAACTCAGTTGCTGAAGGATGCAGGAAACGAGGCAATAGCGATACTCAATCACAATGTTGCCAGCGCCTATCTGGTACCCAGCGATCTCTATGCCAAAATGATGGATATTATCGATGATTATTATCTGACACGAGCGGTAGAAGAGAGATATAATGATGGAGAAAAACCGATCAGAGTAGATATTGATGATTTATTATCTTGATTTTCATCCAAAAGCTTTGAAGGAGTGGAGTAGGTTGGATTATGCCACAAAACAACAATTCCACAAAAAACTCAAAAATAGATTGTCCAATCCAAGAGTACCAAAAGACAGACTTAGCGGATATGCAGATGTATATAAAATAAAACTTAGAAATGCTGGATATAGATTGGCTTATGAGGTTAAAGATGACGAGATTGTGGTGTTTGTGATTAGTATAGGGAAGAGAGAAAACAATGAAATTTATGATAATTTAAAAGATAGAATTTAAAATAACGCTGCTTGACCCCTATTAAAAGAGTCAATGCCATTATAGATCTTTACAAAATATTGTTAGAAATCTTTAGAAAAGAACCTCTTAAGTTGTCTTAACCCTGTATTTGCTCACGCTTTATTAGAGTAGAAAATACTCTCTCTTGTGAGTTGACAATGAGTCTTTTAAAGATTTCTTTCATCATATGACACTCATAATTATACTACTTTATATACTTTTATACAAGGACAAAGAGGTTTAGACCAAGAGTTCCAACCCTCCAAAAGTAAATACTTGACCCTGCCATTCTTATAATAAATTTAGGACAGCTAACGCGGCATAAACGGAAGCTGGAAATATTTCATTTCCTTGTTGGGCATATTTATCGCTATTCGGATACGTTCTACGATCTGAAATATCATTTGCTTCAAGCTTTTCAAGAACAAGATCTTTGAATCTTTGCAATTGATAATAATCTAATCACTTTAGCCTACTTTGAAAAAAATCTCTTATCTTTTCCTTTGTTATTTTTTCTTTTGGTTCTAAATAAATTATATTTTCATCTTCAATATCATCTATGTAGAGCAATGCGATTGCAAATAACTTAAAAGTAATTCCATCCAATATATCGAGGCTGTATTGAAATATTGTTTTTAGAGTAAAACACTCTTTTGCTAAAAAATACAGATCATAATAATCTCTATATTTTGCCCTTAAAAACAACACATTTACTTTCATTGCAGCGATTGAGTCAAGAGAGGCTAAATTAAATCTTTTAATATCCGATGGCTCTAAAAAGCTCCATTTTGCATTAAAAAAAGTTACTTTTACTCCATCTAAAAGCAAATCAACTTGCTCATCTGTTTGGTTTAAAATCTCTTTACTGTCAAAAATCTTAATAAAATCAAATATTTTTTGTTTATTAAAATTATCATCATATGTAAAAAAATCTAAATCTTCACTCTTTCTATGACATAAGTGAAGCGTAAGAGCAGAACCTCCAACTAAAACATAATCATTTAAAAACGGACAACTCTCAACCATCTTTACCAAAAGTTTTTGTGTGTTAGGAAGCAAGCAATTTAAATTTTTCAAATCTTTCATTTTTAGCCTCCTACTAATAAATTTAATATAATTACATGTGAAGAGATAAGCAAGATGATCACATTTTTTCTAGATCAATGATAGAACTTTTAATGAAGTTTTATTAAATCTCCAAGGAGTCTATCACTTGCTTGTAATCCCAATAGGTTGATTAGGCTTCGAGCCTCTGTCATTATGGAGATAGGATAAAAGCAAGATTGCTTATCTGTTCACATGTAAAATAACTTGTAAAGGTGTTTGTGATGTATCAACAATTCTGTGGAATAGATGTAAGTAAAGACAGCTTTGACATTACTTTGCTTGAAAGCAGTGGTGAAGTTAAACTGCAAGAGAAGCTTTCAATGGATATAGAAGGATTTAATGCTTTGTTAAAGCACTTATCCAGCTACTCCAAAGAAGAGCTTCTTGTGTCAATGGAAGCGACAGGGATATATCATTTACCCCTATTGTCTTTTTTATTAGAACATAGTTTTAAAAGTGTAGTGATAAATCCCATACTCATAAAGAGTTTTATTGGTTCAACTACCTTGAGAAAGACTAAAAACGATAAAAAAGATGCAACTTCTATTGCACTGTTTAGTTTAAAATCGTATCAATCTTTACATCTTGCTACGACTGATGCTATTGAGAACATCAGACCACTCATTAGAGAGCGAGAATCGCTCTCTAAAGAAGTAGCAAGGTTAAAGACTGAAATAAAAGCTAACTTGACTCAATTATTTCCTGAATTGTTAAAGAACACAAACATATTTACAAAAAGCATTTTAAATCTGCTTCTACAAGCTCCTAGCCGTAAGGCTATTAGGAACTTGAAGAAACAGAAAATTCAAAAACTACTCGATAGTACCAGTGGCAATAAAGTTAGAATCTCTGCTGGGGAGATATTATTTCTTGCCAAGAACTCTATTGCTGTATCTGATAAGTATCTTGAAAAGGTTTTAACTTCTAAAATTAGAAGATTAATAACTGTTCAAGACGAACTATCTTTTCTTGATGAAGAGCTGCAAAACTCTTTAGAAGATACTGATATTAATGATGATATTGAAATATTACAATCAATACCGGGCATCGGTACAGTAACTTCTAAAAACTTTATGGTTGAAGTATCCTCTGTTGATAAGTTCAAATCCGTCAAGCAACTTTGTGCTTTTATTGGAATTGATCCATCTGTGAGACAGAGTGGTACTTCAGTCAACTATAGAGGCAAAATCTCAAAAAGAGGTAATGCCAACCTTCGTCGAACTATTTGGCAAATGGCAACAGGTGTTATACGAAGCTGTGAAAAATTTAAAGCCTACTACGACAAAAAACGCAGTGAAGGTAAAAAATTCAAACAAGCTGTAATAGCTGTAGCCAATAAGCTTTTAAAAACAATATTTGTACTTTTAAAGAATAAAACTAAATTTGATGAAAATTTAGTTTGTGGTGTTTCTAAATGAAACGTAAAATTTATGTTTTTTTAGTTAGGTTTCTTTATAGTTGACTCCTTAAAATAATCACTCTCTACATTCATACCAAAAAAAACACGAGAGAGCATAAGATTTAATTTTATAAATTGTTTATCATTTTTTAATTTTTCACTCCAAACTTTAAACAGGACTCTTTTACCAAACAGAGTAAACCCTAGTTTAATATCATCAAAATCTCCATATTTTAGCAGATATTCAATAAATAATTTTTCTGTAGCCTTACAATAAGTGATGTCTTTGCTGTAGCTCCAAAAAATCCCCTTATCTCTTAGTTTATTAAAGAGTTGTACTTTTTGTTTATATCTCTTATATATTTTTGATATAAAAACATTGGAAAGCTTAAGATAAGAAGCTATACTTGTTTGTGTATACCCATCATTTATAGCATCTGCAATCATAAACTCTCTATCTGCAGAATCAGTAAAATACTCTTCTAACTTCTTTGGTTTTTTCATACTAATCACATCTTCTTTTATGTCATACTTAGCATGAAATATTTTGTTAATGTTTTCCAACTCTTTGTGACTCATATCTGTAGTAAAATCTACAATTTTTAATAACTCATCGTTAGCACAGGACAGGGCACTCGTGTTGGTTGACATAGCCCATCTGTATTTTTTTATCTCATCTACAATATTTGCTTTTGTAGGATTCAATTCTATATACTTTACCAATGACTTTAGATAAACTTCATCATAAACAAACCAAGATTTAAACCTACCTTGAAACAAAGGGCCAACCCTTTTGTACTTGTTGTTAAAATAGATACTATACCTTGAATTTATTTGTCTCATAAGTAAAGAGAGATTTTCGTGCATAGTTTTTACTAAAAGGTGATAATGGTTACTCATCAAACAAAAAGAATAAACAGAAAAATCATATGTAAAAGCGCTCTCATCAACGATCTCTAAAAATTTCAAATAGTCATCGTCATCTAAAAAGATAACTCTTCTTTCTACACCACGATTGAGAACATGATAAAAACCTGCTTTTTCTATTCTTGGTTTGGTTTGCGTGCCATTGATTCTTTTCCTTTTATACTGCTAAAGATGATTATAGCATCTTTTAGTTAAAAGTAAATACTTGACCCCCTATTACGAAAGATTTAAATAAAGAGCAATCTCTTTTGCAATACCAACCTCTCTTGAGTAATTTTTCAAGTTCTTTTTCATCAAACTCTCTAGCAAAATCGATTTTCTCAATCAATGCAAAATTCAGCATTGAAAGTAAAGTTTTGACCCTGCTGTTCTGCTTTAAAAAGTCGGCTTCACCTTTTCTGTGACATATTGATGTATTAACGATGAGAGTATGGTCTGATAGGGTATGTTTAATTCAGCACTTTTTCTTTTGAGCGCCAACATATCAAATTCAGGTATTCTGATGTTGACATTTTTGGTTTTATTAAGAAAATTTTTAGCTGCCATTCTGGATTCTAGTAGTTCCTCTTCAAAATTTTCTATTCTTTCTAATTCGGAAGCTTTTTCCACCTCTTCGAGTAATTCCAATTCATAGTCATCCATTTTCATTACACGCTCCTTTATATAACTTGTTCATTTTTCGGCTTGGGACAATTGTCTTAAAAAAAATCTCATCATTTTCTTTGACATACGGTACCATGTGTACATAGTTTTGTAAACACACTATATACATTTTCTGATGAGGATATTTATCGGTATTGGGATGTTTAACAATATCCAAGACTTTGTCTTCATGAATTTGTGTCACCACATCTTCAAAACAGACACCTCTTTCTGCTTTTAAAAGTTTATTCTTTTCTATGTTCCATTTAAAGTTCATACAAAAGTATATTACAATTCATATCATTTGTCAATTACAAATTAAAAAATCATAATCTCAAATCAAGGTGCCAGGTGACAATAACAACTCATTTCCCACTTCTCTTTATTATCCCACACACCGCCTGTTGCGATATCCCCAACACCTTGGCGATCATATGCTGAGAGTACCCTTCTTTATATGTTTTTACGATTTGGCTGTTTCTCTCTTTTTTATCTCGTATCTCTGAAAATATTTCGGTAAGCCTATCAATATCAGGTTTTTTGTCTGTATTGGAAGCTTCTACCAAAGAAGAGGCTGTTTTGCTCCGTTTTTTGCAGTCACCCGACCCCTAAGTTTTCACTCTTTCTATGACATAAGTGAAGTGTAAGAGCAGAACCTCCGACTAAAACATACTTGTCTAAAAATGGACACTCTTCAATCATCTTTACTAAAAGTTTTTGTGTATTAGGAAGCAAGCAATTTAAGTTTTTCAAATCTTTCATTTTTAACCTCCTTAAAATAATCACTCTCCACATCCATACCAAAAAAAACTCTTGCTATCATAAGGTTTGTTTTAATAAAACTTGTATCAGCTTTAAGCTTCTCTTGCCAAACTTTTTTTACATACCTCTTTCCAAAAAGTTTTACCCCAAGTGCAATATCATCAAAATCACCATACTTTAAAAGATACTCTATAAAAAGAGTGTTGTTTGTCTCTTCATATCTTATACTTTTACTGTAACTCCAAAATATCCCTTTGTCTCTTAGTTTATGAAACAGCTTTACCTTTTGTCTATATATTTTATAAATCTTCGATATAGCTACACTCGAAAGATTTAAATAAAGAGCAATCTCTTTTTGTGTAAATCCATCTTTTATCGCTTTTGCAATACCAACCTCTCTTGAGTAATTTTTAAAATAACTCTCAAGTGGAGATTTCTTTTTTTGTTGAAAATAACCATTTTTAATTTCGACTTTAGATTTCATGAACTCATCTAATTTTTCAAGTTCTTTTTCATCAAACTCTCTAGCAAAATTGATTTTCTCAATCAATTCAAAATTTAGCATTGAAAATTCAACATTTGTCTTGCTGCTCATAGCCCAAGCATATTGACCAATCCTATGAGTCATACCTGCTTTTATGGGATTAAACTCTATATACTTTACCAATGTTTGTAAATACACTTCATCATACACAAACCATGATTTAAATCGTCCTTGCCAAAGAGGACCAACCCTTTTGTACTTGTTGTTAAAATAGATACTATAGCGTGAATTTATTTTTTGCATAATCATGGAGAGATTTTCATCGTTAGTTTTTAAAAGTAAATGATAGTGATTATTCATCAAACAAAAAGAGTATATCTCAAATAAATACTCATCTGATGCACTTTGAACTATCTCTAAAAATTCAAGATAATCCTTATTGGACAAATATATATTACTTCTCGCAACTCCACGGTTAACAATATGATAAAATCCTACTTTTTCTATTCTGCGTTTTCGGGGCATAAAAAACTCCTTGCCACTATTTTATCAAATTTTAGTTAAAAGTAAAGCTTTGACCCTGCTATTCCAAGTGCAAAATCGATTTTCTCAATCAATTCAAAATTCAGCATTGAAAGTAAAGCTTTGACCCTGCTGTTTTTAATACTTTAAGTTGTTTTTATTCGCTGTTTTAGTCTCTCATGCAGATATGATTTACCAAAACTTATATCAATATTATACTGAGAAGTTATATTGTAAAGAGAAGACAGGTCCAAATCATATCCGTCTCTTTTATTTATTATTTTATATTTGGCTTTTTTGTTTGTTAATTTTTCAATTATTTCAATTATTTCTACAATGCTGTATCTATAACTGTTGGCAATGTCAAGAGTTAGCTTTCCCTCATGTTGGTTTATTACATGTATAACAATTTTGTTGACATCCTCAATATCTATCACATAACGAAAAGCATCTTTATAAATTTGCATCTCTTTTTGTTCTTCAATAGCGTTATACAGATAATTGATGAGAGTCGGATGTTTTTTTAACTTCCCAAAAAGTTGGGGAACTCTAAAAATATAGTAATTGTCTGAATGCTCTTTTATGATTTTTTCCATATTTTTTTTATGAATATAGTAGTCATTTAACGGATACTCTTTCGCAGATAATGCACAACTACTGAAATAGACAAACTTTTTGTTTTTATTTTCAATGAGTGTTTTGACTAAAAGATTTTTTTCTCTCTCAAACGCATTTCTGTCGGTACAGTTTGAGTTGGCTACACCACTGGCATAGATAACCACATTATCATTATATTTTAGATTTTTAAAAGCTTGTGCTAATTGACCATTACCGACTATCATCAATCCATCTCTTTTGCAATTTGGGTACGCAATATGTTTACCAGTTTTGCAACTGTTTGGGGGGTTTTTTCCAGTGGAAAATCTATCAATTGCTGATCTATGAGTGTAGTAAGTTCATCAATAAAGTTTGTTGCATATTCCATTAACTCATTTTCTGTTTCTACCCCTTTCTTATTTGAATCAAAAAGAAAATCTTCTGAATACTCGTCCGGTATTCTGTTTAGTAACCATGCATAATCTTCTTTGAAATGTTTATCTATTATTGATTGAATAAGTTTTCCTGAAAATTGAAATTTTTCATTTCCAAAGTTTTTTAAAATCTCTGTAACTTTATGCTGAATAAGGATATTCCTGTGCCCAAAATCAGTTTTTGCATTTTTATGAAAATTAAAAGTAAATAAAACTGCAACAGCCTCTTTGGATAAAGACTCATTAGTAGTCTTTATGGCTGCAAACTGTTTCTCAATACCAACATGAGAACAAAAATCAAATAAAAGATCATTTTTAAGAAACTTTTTTGGGACAAAGGGGACGACGCTTACATTTTTCTTTCCATATGCTTTATCATAGTTTTCCAAATTTTTATATTTATGGTATATTTTTTTAAAGTCAAAAGAGTTAAGTTCATGGTTTTTTACTAATTGTTGAAATGCTGAATTACAAAATGAATAAACTGGTCTCACATATACTATTACTAAAGTTTTATGAAAAAACTTTTTTAAGAAATTTTTCATTTGTTTTATTTCATCATGACTACTGTGATATAAGTCTTCTCCAGATAATATATTTATGTCAGTTGAAAAATCGATAAAGTTATTTTTAAGTTGTTTTTTTGTTTTTTTTCTAAATTCTTTTATATCATTCTCTGTGAATTTTTTATTTTTAAAAAAATGATAATTTTCCGGGTTCTTTTTAAATAAGCCATATAAAGGCCCTGACTGGTTAGCAATGCTCAAATCAGTATATGAAACCCTTTCATCTTTTACCCCTTGAAAAAGATTTTCCTGAATGGTTGAAGAGCCTGTTTTTGGCATTCCTATATGCAGGATGCATAACTCTTTTTTTCTCTCTACCATACTATGCCTTTTCTATATACTGTATTGTATTCAAATCCATTGCTATTGACTAATGTCGGAGTTATTCTTTCGATGGCATGCATATAGCTTCCGTCATAAGGGAGTGGTTCTTCTTCTAGAACATCATCCGGGTTTAACGAAAACAATTGTTTTATTGACTCTGTCCGTGCCCAAAACATATTTCCGACAGGAAACAGAGGCGTGTCATTGAGACTCTCTATTTGCAACATCTCACACAGTTTGTCAACATATTCTTTATTTTCTCCTATATCTACAACATGAGGATCATCGGGAAAAACGAGACCTAGTTTTTTGTTTAAAGAAAAAAGACTCATAATACTGTGCGCTATATCCTTGTCA
Encoded proteins:
- a CDS encoding nucleotidyltransferase domain-containing protein, encoding MRLTEKERVFIKEIFLETFQDGKIYLFGSRTDDAEKGGDIDLFVQSDSNNPLEKKIQFLSRLKQKIGDQKIDLIIARDSNRLIEQEALTKGIEL
- the cysD gene encoding sulfate adenylyltransferase subunit CysD; this translates as MITKERLTHLKQLEAESIHILREVAAEFTNPVMMYSVGKDSSVMLHLALKAFAPAKPPFKFLHVDTTWKFKEMIAFRDNRMKELGFDLVVHSNPEGVEMNVGPFTHGSKVHTDIMKTEALKQALNDGGYDAVIGGARRDEEKSRAKERIFSFRDKNHRWDPKNQRPELWNVYNTALAKGESVRVFPISNWTELDVWQYIYLEGIPIPSLYFAAERPVVEYEGTKIMVDDERMPEELRKTAKNEMVRFRTLGCYPLTGAINSNATTLPEIIKEMLLSTSSEREGRLIDKDSEGAMEKKKIEGYF
- a CDS encoding nucleotidyltransferase domain-containing protein, which encodes MRIQTEQIQVLKNKVNELSKDAQLYLFGSRVDDTKKGGDIDLLIVSKSLTKKDLRFIRIDFFNYFGEQKIDIVLDNGEFKNPFTRYIFKKAVLL
- a CDS encoding IS630 family transposase, with translation MERRGKKTLLSLSATTVLLSQDESRFASESNHITSWSTKGEAVSYSGYRYGTSLNCFGSFNLSDGHLISSFHDTGNALTTIEHFKIAREYYGDKHIAYLIDNASWHKTKKVREYCEKNNITLIFLPPYSPEYNPIERVWSFLKSKVKNIYFSTAKKFVEFVTNLLQNINETDKAKLLKLCTSLF
- a CDS encoding helix-turn-helix domain-containing protein, which codes for MFLDGIPKGKIAKLMHRCAGYVGTWISAYFNEGIEALSDNRGGDHKSFLNEEQMRELKKILTTTYPVYAKGWDGHIIADLIEYHFNVKYPRGSIYPILKRLNLTHKVATKIDPKKSEEKISIWKEEVKKLYYL
- a CDS encoding IS630 family transposase, yielding MSAAITKLGKKITKVFSKSTLRRYLKEMGFSYKRLRFVPAKKPDNTLYEEKKRHLQKYDLLAQQGKINHYYFDESGFSVNSNIPYSWSPVNATMVIKSFHAKRFNVLGFISKQEDLKAYIKESSVTSDTVIEVFDDFSLQLTKPTVVTLDNASFHKSKKFRENIPKWANRGLTLIYLPPYSPELNIIEILWKFIKYHWMEMSAYQSYTAMKEYVERMLNEYGDKRVIDFTLYEKKFYPLVMVD
- a CDS encoding helix-turn-helix domain-containing protein; the encoded protein is MRHSSYIKLDEKEELELYKFIEESNKAREKKRAMGVLLNSQKISVLEISKKLSSCTDAVYNWLIRYKRGGVASLKDIPQQGRPKILKVEDEDKIKEVFKK
- a CDS encoding type II toxin-antitoxin system Phd/YefM family antitoxin — its product is MQPMLANYTASITELKQSPTQLLKDAGNEAIAILNHNVASAYLVPSDLYAKMMDIIDDYYLTRAVEERYNDGEKPIRVDIDDLLS
- a CDS encoding type II toxin-antitoxin system RelE family toxin, which gives rise to MIYYLDFHPKALKEWSRLDYATKQQFHKKLKNRLSNPRVPKDRLSGYADVYKIKLRNAGYRLAYEVKDDEIVVFVISIGKRENNEIYDNLKDRI
- a CDS encoding nucleotidyl transferase AbiEii/AbiGii toxin family protein is translated as MKDLKNLNCLLPNTQKLLVKMVESCPFLNDYVLVGGSALTLHLCHRKSEDLDFFTYDDNFNKQKIFDFIKIFDSKEILNQTDEQVDLLLDGVKVTFFNAKWSFLEPSDIKRFNLASLDSIAAMKVNVLFLRAKYRDYYDLYFLAKECFTLKTIFQYSLDILDGITFKLFAIALLYIDDIEDENIIYLEPKEKITKEKIRDFFQSRLK
- a CDS encoding IS110 family transposase, which translates into the protein MYQQFCGIDVSKDSFDITLLESSGEVKLQEKLSMDIEGFNALLKHLSSYSKEELLVSMEATGIYHLPLLSFLLEHSFKSVVINPILIKSFIGSTTLRKTKNDKKDATSIALFSLKSYQSLHLATTDAIENIRPLIRERESLSKEVARLKTEIKANLTQLFPELLKNTNIFTKSILNLLLQAPSRKAIRNLKKQKIQKLLDSTSGNKVRISAGEILFLAKNSIAVSDKYLEKVLTSKIRRLITVQDELSFLDEELQNSLEDTDINDDIEILQSIPGIGTVTSKNFMVEVSSVDKFKSVKQLCAFIGIDPSVRQSGTSVNYRGKISKRGNANLRRTIWQMATGVIRSCEKFKAYYDKKRSEGKKFKQAVIAVANKLLKTIFVLLKNKTKFDENLVCGVSK